GGTACCCGCAACTAACCTGAATCCTCCGATAAGCAGGCAGCTGGTGGAAAAGCTGATAAAAGAACTGCGTTAATCCCGCAGGTTAATGCATTATTGCCAGGGAACCCATCGGATCCCAGGGCTTAAGCACAATCGGCTTTTGTTTTAATATGGCGTTGAGCCTTGGCGGAAGATACTTTTTGGGCACGACCACCTGATACATGTATTCATCAAACCACTCGTCGCTCATTACATAAAAACCCTTATCCCCGCCTTTATCACCCCAGCTGTTTTCCACCTTCCATTTGGTCGGCTTGTTATTGACGAGGTTAACCCCGGTAAAGACCATGGCATGGGTCATCCGGCTCTCCCCATAATCCACCCGGCCGGCTTTATCCAGGTTGAACGATGTGCCAAGGAGCTTATCATATTCATACATCCGCTTATCCATGATGCCACCGTCGCGGTGAAGCATCTTGCCGACATCACAGCCGAACCAGACCGGCTGGTTATCTTTTAATACCTTTACGGCAATCTCCTTCAATATTTTGATATCAATATTAAGATACCGGACAATCTCCCCGCCCACGACATTACCCAGGTATTGCAGTGTATACATCCGCTGATACGGCTTGTCTTTGGTCGGGCAATTTATAAGGCTGACCATTTCGTCCAACGGATAATCCACGTATTTCTTAAAGAATGACTGCGGAGTCAGGGTGCCGGAATCGCGGCGAAAACGGTGCTTTTTATCCCGGTATTGCCAGTTGAATTCGCGCGGAGGCTCACCCATGTAAATGGCAAGTAATTTGTAGATATCCGCCATCATGTCTTCTTTCTTGCGGCGTAGTTCCGTAATGCCTTTACCCTTTTTATGCATCTCGCGGAGGAGCATGGCATCCTCGCGCAGTTTAAGGGTAAGGAAATGGTTGAGATACTGTGAATTACTGCTGTTAAAGGTTTCCGGCATGACGGATTTTGGGACGACTCCGTAACGGCGGATGAGGTTGGCAAACATATCCCACTGTCCCCCATCACTCATAGGTCCGGAAAGAAGCCACATCATGA
This sequence is a window from Planctomycetota bacterium. Protein-coding genes within it:
- a CDS encoding C1 family peptidase, which encodes MINGGVLRDDLIAKYQKAFHSQPANRVALNAVTRTAIPDIAMNREVVAKTDFTFSHDIKTGLITNQEKSGRCWMFAGLNTLRLAAIRKMNLDTFELSQSYSFFWDKLERANYFLETAIETRNEDIYSRIMMWLLSGPMSDGGQWDMFANLIRRYGVVPKSVMPETFNSSNSQYLNHFLTLKLREDAMLLREMHKKGKGITELRRKKEDMMADIYKLLAIYMGEPPREFNWQYRDKKHRFRRDSGTLTPQSFFKKYVDYPLDEMVSLINCPTKDKPYQRMYTLQYLGNVVGGEIVRYLNIDIKILKEIAVKVLKDNQPVWFGCDVGKMLHRDGGIMDKRMYEYDKLLGTSFNLDKAGRVDYGESRMTHAMVFTGVNLVNNKPTKWKVENSWGDKGGDKGFYVMSDEWFDEYMYQVVVPKKYLPPRLNAILKQKPIVLKPWDPMGSLAIMH